A DNA window from Bradyrhizobium sp. CCBAU 53421 contains the following coding sequences:
- a CDS encoding MarR family winged helix-turn-helix transcriptional regulator yields MARSAAQKRSVKAAKPGYVLDEQIGFILRQVSQRHAVIFAREIGINLTPTQWAALSKLSEVGACSQNQLGRLTSMDVATIKGVIDRLTARGLTETSPDPDDGRRLLVSLTRAGQQMADKAAPNALVISRETLAPLDAKERETLMALLGKLR; encoded by the coding sequence ATGGCGAGGAGTGCTGCACAGAAGCGAAGCGTCAAGGCGGCCAAGCCCGGTTACGTGCTCGACGAGCAGATCGGCTTCATCCTGCGCCAGGTGTCGCAGCGCCACGCCGTGATCTTCGCCCGCGAGATCGGCATCAATTTGACGCCGACGCAGTGGGCCGCGCTGTCGAAGCTGTCGGAGGTCGGGGCGTGCTCGCAGAACCAGCTCGGGCGGCTCACCTCGATGGACGTTGCGACCATCAAGGGCGTGATCGATCGCCTGACCGCGCGCGGCCTGACCGAGACCTCGCCCGATCCCGACGACGGCCGCCGCCTGCTGGTGAGCCTGACGCGCGCCGGCCAGCAGATGGCCGACAAGGCAGCTCCGAATGCGCTTGTGATCTCCCGCGAGACGCTGGCGCCGCTCGACGCCAAGGAGCGCGAGACGCTGATGGCACTGCTCGGGAAATTACGCTGA
- a CDS encoding selenium-binding protein SBP56-related protein, translated as MTMRPDPTFHASPKLAMEAPAENFAYTVLLSPDFSKPDALAVIDVKPGSPTYSKIVHTVTMPNKGDEFHHFGWNACSSALSPLAGHAFIERRYLIVPGMRSSRIYVIDTKPDPTQAKIHKIIEPEEVFRKTGYSRPHTIHCGPDGIYVSTLGGGGKDGTDGPPGVFIMDCETFEVLGRWEIDRGPQTKHYDFWWNLPRDYMVSSEWALPPQFENGIAPEDLLSNKYGHRIHFWDLRARRNVQTIDLGANHQMALEVRPAHDPVREYGFVGVVVDTTNLEGSIWTWWREGGKFHIEKTATIPPEPAPKEQLPPLLQGFGAVPPLVTDIDLSMDDRFLYVSCWATGEMRQYDVRDPRKPKLAGSVHIGGIARRTPHPNGQTFAGGPQMVEISRDGKRVYWTNSLYSTWDDQFYPDGIPGAEVMAHASPGGGLELAKDYWVSLPDGYRAHQIRLDGGDCSTDSFCYPSA; from the coding sequence ATGACGATGAGGCCAGATCCCACGTTTCATGCGTCGCCGAAGCTTGCGATGGAAGCTCCGGCGGAGAACTTCGCCTACACCGTGCTGCTCAGCCCGGATTTTTCCAAGCCCGACGCGCTTGCCGTCATCGACGTCAAGCCGGGCTCGCCGACCTACAGCAAGATCGTCCACACCGTGACGATGCCCAACAAGGGCGACGAGTTTCACCATTTCGGCTGGAACGCGTGCTCGTCGGCATTGTCCCCGCTTGCGGGCCATGCCTTCATCGAGCGCCGCTATCTCATCGTGCCCGGCATGCGGTCGTCGCGGATCTACGTCATCGACACCAAGCCGGATCCGACGCAGGCCAAGATCCACAAGATCATCGAGCCTGAGGAGGTGTTCAGGAAGACCGGCTATTCGCGGCCGCATACCATCCACTGCGGACCGGACGGCATTTATGTCTCCACGCTCGGCGGCGGCGGCAAGGACGGCACCGACGGGCCGCCCGGCGTCTTCATCATGGATTGCGAGACCTTCGAGGTGCTCGGACGCTGGGAGATCGATCGCGGTCCCCAGACCAAGCACTATGATTTCTGGTGGAACCTGCCGCGCGACTACATGGTGAGCAGCGAATGGGCGCTGCCGCCGCAATTCGAGAACGGCATCGCGCCGGAAGACCTGCTCTCGAACAAATACGGCCATCGCATCCACTTCTGGGATCTGCGCGCGCGTCGCAATGTGCAGACCATCGATCTCGGCGCCAACCATCAGATGGCGCTGGAGGTGCGGCCAGCGCACGATCCGGTTCGCGAATACGGCTTCGTCGGCGTCGTGGTCGACACCACCAACCTCGAAGGTTCGATCTGGACCTGGTGGCGCGAGGGCGGCAAGTTTCACATCGAGAAGACGGCGACGATCCCGCCCGAGCCCGCGCCCAAGGAGCAGTTGCCGCCCCTGCTGCAGGGTTTCGGCGCCGTGCCGCCGCTGGTGACCGACATCGACCTGTCGATGGACGACAGGTTCCTGTACGTCTCCTGCTGGGCCACCGGCGAGATGCGCCAATACGATGTCCGCGATCCGCGCAAGCCGAAGCTCGCCGGATCGGTGCACATCGGCGGCATCGCCCGGCGCACCCCGCATCCCAACGGCCAGACATTTGCCGGCGGTCCGCAAATGGTCGAGATCAGCCGCGACGGCAAGCGGGTCTACTGGACCAATTCGCTGTACTCGACCTGGGACGACCAGTTCTATCCCGACGGCATTCCCGGCGCCGAGGTGATGGCGCATGCCAGCCCGGGCGGCGGGCTTGAACTCGCCAAGGACTACTGGGTCAGCCTCCCCGACGGGTACCGCGCGCACCAGATCCGGCTCGACGGCGGCGACTGCTCGACGGATTCGTTCTGCTATCCATCGGCGTGA
- a CDS encoding amidohydrolase family protein — protein MAHDAPQATGPSKLVIRNIGLLLSGALEKPILDADTIVAENGKITAIGRLKDVDTDGATTIVDAMGTTVAPGLIDSHVHPVAGDWTPRQNQINWIDSYLHGGVTTMISAGEVHMPGRPRDVVGVKAMAIFAQRAFWTLRPGGVKVHAGAPVIECEMVEDDFKEMAAAGVKLLGEVGLGGVKDGPTARKMVGWARKYGIQSTIHTGGPSIPGSGLIDKDVVLEADTDVVGHINGGHTALPDDQIRCICEGCKRGLELVHNGNERSALFTLRTAREMGDLHRVILGTDAPAGSGVQPLGILRMVSLLSSLGELPAELAFCLATGNTARMRELDCGLIEVGRSADFVLMDKAQHSPGKNILESVQLGDLPGIGMTIIDGIVRTQRSRNTPPAGKVPEIVAK, from the coding sequence ATGGCTCACGACGCGCCCCAGGCCACCGGTCCCAGCAAGCTGGTGATCCGCAATATCGGGCTATTGCTGTCGGGAGCGCTGGAGAAGCCGATCCTGGACGCCGATACCATCGTCGCCGAGAACGGCAAGATCACTGCGATCGGCCGCCTCAAGGACGTCGACACCGACGGCGCCACCACGATCGTCGACGCCATGGGCACGACGGTCGCGCCCGGCCTGATCGACAGCCACGTGCATCCCGTCGCCGGCGACTGGACGCCGCGGCAGAACCAGATCAACTGGATCGACAGCTATCTGCATGGCGGCGTCACCACCATGATCTCCGCCGGCGAAGTGCACATGCCCGGCCGGCCGCGCGACGTGGTCGGCGTGAAGGCGATGGCGATCTTCGCGCAGCGCGCGTTCTGGACGCTGCGGCCGGGCGGCGTGAAGGTGCACGCCGGCGCGCCCGTCATCGAATGCGAGATGGTCGAGGACGATTTCAAGGAAATGGCCGCCGCCGGCGTCAAGCTGCTCGGCGAGGTCGGGCTAGGTGGCGTGAAGGACGGACCGACGGCGCGGAAGATGGTCGGCTGGGCGCGCAAATACGGCATTCAAAGCACGATCCACACCGGCGGCCCGTCGATCCCGGGCTCCGGCCTGATCGACAAGGACGTGGTGCTGGAGGCCGACACCGACGTGGTCGGCCACATCAACGGCGGCCACACCGCCCTGCCCGACGACCAGATCCGCTGCATCTGCGAGGGCTGCAAGCGCGGGCTCGAGCTGGTGCATAACGGCAACGAACGCTCGGCGCTGTTCACCTTGCGCACCGCGCGCGAGATGGGCGATCTGCACCGCGTCATCCTCGGCACCGACGCACCGGCCGGCTCCGGCGTGCAGCCGCTCGGCATCTTGCGGATGGTCTCATTGCTGTCCTCGCTCGGCGAGCTGCCTGCTGAGCTCGCATTCTGCCTTGCGACCGGCAACACCGCGCGGATGCGCGAGCTCGACTGCGGCCTGATCGAGGTCGGCCGCTCCGCCGATTTCGTGCTGATGGACAAGGCGCAGCACTCGCCGGGCAAGAACATCCTGGAGAGCGTTCAGCTCGGCGACCTCCCTGGCATCGGCATGACCATCATCGACGGCATCGTCCGCACCCAGCGCAGCCGCAACACGCCGCCCGCAGGCAAGGTGCCGGAGATCGTCGCGAAGTAG